In one window of Arachis ipaensis cultivar K30076 chromosome B06, Araip1.1, whole genome shotgun sequence DNA:
- the LOC107645928 gene encoding uncharacterized protein LOC107645928, producing the protein MEGIEHRSVEVNGINMHVAEKGQGPVVLFLHGFPELWYSWRHQILALSDRGYRCVAPDLRGFGDTDAPASVDSYNGFHVVGDLVALIQALQVEQVFLVGHDWGALIGWYLCMFRPELIKAYVCLSVPFLRRNPIVPTVDSMRALYGDDYYICRFQEAGKAEAEMAQVGAEYVVKNMITTRKTGPPIFPKGEYGTAFNPHMKQDLPSWLTQQDLAYFVSKFKKTGFTGGLNYYRNLNKNWELMAPWSGAKIKVPVKFITGELDMVYTSLGMKDYIESGGFKEDVPGLEEVITQPGVAHFNNQETPHDITNHIYNFITKF; encoded by the exons ATGGAGGGAATAGAACACAGAAGCGTGGAAGTGAATGGCATCAACATGCATGTTGCAGAGAAAGGGCAAGGCCCTGTGGTGCTCTTCCTCCACGGCTTCCCAGAGCTCTGGTACTCCTGGCGCCACCAGATTCTCGCTCTCAGCGACAGAGGGTACCGCTGCGTTGCGCCCGATCTTCGCGGCTTCGGCGACACCGATGCTCCTGCTTCCGTGGACAGCTACAATGGCTTCCACGTAGTGGGTGACCTTGTTGCACTTATTCAGGCTCTTCAAGTGGAGCAAGTGTTCCTGGTGGGTCATGATTGGGGAGCACTCATCGGTTGGTACCTCTGCATGTTTCGCCCTGAACTTATCAAAGCTTATGTATGCCTCAGTGTTCCTTTCCTCCGAAGAAACCCCATAGTTCCCACCGTTGACTCCATGCGTGCTCTCTATGGAGATGACTACTATATCTGCAGATTTCAG GAAGCAGGCAAAGCGGAAGCTGAGATGGCGCAAGTTGGGGCTGAGTATGTGGTCAAGAACATGATTACAACTCGCAAGACGGGTCCTCCAATATTCCCTAAGGGAGAGTATGGAACCGCTTTCAATCCTCATATGAAACAAGACTTGCCTTCTTGGCTCACTCAACAAGATCTTGCTTATTTTGTCTCCAAATTCAAAAAGACTGGTTTCACCGGAGGATTGAATTACTATAGGAATTTAAACAA GAACTGGGAGCTGATGGCACCATGGAGTGGAGCGAAGATCAAAGTGCCGGTGAAATTCATAACAGGTGAGTTAGACATGGTATACACATCGTTAGGGATGAAAGATTATATTGAGAGTGGAGGCTTCAAGGAAGATGTGCCAGGCTTGGAGGAAGTCATTACTCAACCAGGAGTGGCCCACTTCAACAACCAGGAGACACCACATGATATCACTAATCACATTTACAACTTCATTACTAAGTTCTGA